The Peribacillus sp. FSL E2-0218 genome contains a region encoding:
- the gatB gene encoding Asp-tRNA(Asn)/Glu-tRNA(Gln) amidotransferase subunit GatB: MDFETVIGLEVHVELKTDSKIFSASPNHFGAAPNSNTTVIDLGYPGVLPVVNKKAVDFAMKAAIALNCEVAEITKFDRKNYFYPDNPKAYQISQFDQPIGEHGWIEIEVGGKKKKIGITRIHMEEDAGKLTHKGNYSLCDYNRQGTPLVEIVSEPDITSPEEAYAYLEKLKSIIQYTGVSDCKMEEGSLRCDANISLKPVGQKEFGTKTELKNLNSFNFVRKGLEHEEIRQAEILNEGGIIEQETRRFDEATGRTVLMRIKEGSDDYRYFPEPDLLTIHIDDEWKARIAAEIPELPDARKKRYVEEFGLPEYDAAVLTVTKETADFFEATAAAGADAKLASNWIMGEVSAFLNAEGKELHEVQLTAESLAGMIKLIEDGTISSKIAKKVFKELIENGGDAETIVKEKGLVQISDEGALLTAVEEALNNNPQSIEDFKAGKQKAIGFLVGQIMKATKGQANPQLVNKILVEQINKR, encoded by the coding sequence AGCCCGAATCATTTCGGTGCCGCTCCGAATAGTAACACGACCGTAATTGACCTAGGCTACCCAGGCGTATTGCCTGTCGTCAATAAAAAGGCTGTTGATTTTGCAATGAAGGCAGCCATCGCACTGAATTGTGAAGTGGCGGAAATTACGAAATTCGACCGGAAAAACTATTTTTACCCGGACAATCCTAAAGCGTACCAAATTTCGCAGTTCGATCAACCAATCGGTGAACATGGCTGGATTGAGATAGAAGTAGGCGGCAAGAAAAAGAAAATCGGCATCACCCGCATCCATATGGAAGAGGATGCAGGAAAGCTGACCCATAAAGGAAACTACTCACTATGTGATTATAACCGTCAGGGAACTCCACTCGTTGAAATCGTTTCCGAACCGGATATCACTTCTCCTGAAGAGGCATATGCCTATCTGGAAAAATTGAAATCGATCATTCAATATACAGGCGTTTCCGATTGCAAAATGGAAGAAGGCTCACTTCGCTGCGATGCCAATATTTCCTTGAAACCTGTCGGGCAAAAGGAATTCGGTACGAAGACCGAATTGAAAAACCTGAATTCCTTCAACTTCGTTCGCAAAGGCTTGGAGCATGAAGAAATCCGCCAAGCGGAAATCTTGAATGAAGGCGGCATAATCGAGCAGGAAACACGCAGGTTCGACGAAGCGACAGGCAGAACGGTCCTGATGAGGATCAAAGAAGGTTCCGATGATTACCGCTACTTCCCGGAGCCAGACTTATTGACGATCCATATCGATGATGAATGGAAAGCGCGCATTGCAGCTGAAATTCCAGAGCTTCCGGATGCCCGGAAAAAACGGTATGTCGAGGAATTCGGCTTACCGGAATACGATGCTGCCGTCTTAACGGTAACGAAAGAAACAGCCGATTTCTTTGAAGCGACAGCAGCGGCCGGTGCAGATGCAAAACTGGCATCCAACTGGATCATGGGCGAGGTTTCCGCATTCTTGAATGCCGAAGGAAAAGAACTGCATGAGGTCCAACTGACGGCCGAATCATTGGCAGGCATGATCAAGCTGATTGAAGACGGGACGATTTCTTCAAAAATCGCTAAAAAAGTTTTCAAGGAATTGATTGAAAATGGCGGGGATGCAGAAACGATCGTCAAGGAGAAGGGACTCGTCCAAATCTCCGATGAAGGAGCATTGTTGACTGCGGTTGAAGAAGCGCTCAATAATAATCCGCAATCAATCGAAGACTTTAAAGCCGGAAAGCAAAAAGCGATCGGCTTCCTTGTCGGGCAGATTATGAAGGCGACGAAAGGACAAGCCAATCCACAGCTTGTTAATAAAATCTTGGTCGAGCAAATCAATAAACGTTAA
- a CDS encoding sigma-70 family RNA polymerase sigma factor encodes MTDELVEKVRAGNDHAFRILIETYKQTIYRTVYSVLRNQKDAEDVTQEVFIKIYTSLPQYKNQGFKTWITRIAVNHAIDLKRKRQRQKEEPHEERSSEADLGASDDVEAVFFQNERRKQVLRKLNDLPEGYRDVVYDYYIKEKTFKQIAEEQQIQVKSVEVKLYRARNWMRKHWKEEDFS; translated from the coding sequence GTGACGGATGAGCTAGTGGAGAAGGTCAGGGCTGGGAATGATCATGCATTCCGGATATTGATTGAAACGTACAAACAGACGATATATCGAACCGTCTATTCCGTTTTGCGCAATCAAAAAGATGCAGAAGATGTAACCCAGGAAGTCTTTATCAAAATCTATACTTCTCTTCCTCAATATAAGAATCAGGGCTTCAAAACTTGGATCACCCGTATAGCCGTCAATCATGCAATCGATCTTAAGCGAAAAAGGCAACGCCAAAAGGAAGAGCCGCATGAGGAAAGATCATCGGAAGCGGATTTGGGCGCATCTGATGATGTCGAGGCTGTTTTTTTTCAAAATGAAAGACGAAAGCAGGTATTGCGCAAGCTGAATGACCTCCCGGAGGGCTATCGTGACGTGGTATATGATTACTACATAAAGGAGAAGACATTCAAGCAAATTGCAGAGGAACAGCAGATCCAAGTGAAGTCTGTCGAGGTTAAGTTATATCGTGCAAGAAATTGGATGAGAAAACATTGGAAAGAGGAGGATTTTTCATGA
- a CDS encoding TM2 domain-containing protein, which yields MNKSPVIAFLLSFLPGFGHFYLGRTYKGLFYFLAAFGFGFGGLMLALISHTDAFLAFSVIGMVFYFISIFDLVVTSLRNPHGEADMEKVAAQPEAERFYVIILSFVPGVGHFQLGLMNRGLIFLIGFLGLGIMVVFLSMLTQMEGLLIFMALLPVIWIYSFFDSVQQLNKKQRGEELIDRTVLEDFEQRRETGKKSKSIATLFSIFPGAGHLYLGLQKRGIQLMAGFLFAIYILDLLRLGFFFFLIPIIWFYSFFDGLQKASKMEEGPVEDTPIISGIDNQQKWIGFGLMGLGIYFLTSNIIVPAIAPHLDEWIGSNLEYWFRDYFQKGLVCILLIGGGIKLMAGSKKARVEEETK from the coding sequence ATGAATAAAAGTCCTGTCATCGCTTTTTTATTATCGTTCCTTCCAGGATTCGGGCATTTTTATCTGGGCAGGACATATAAAGGATTATTTTATTTTCTTGCTGCGTTCGGATTTGGGTTTGGAGGGCTCATGCTTGCATTGATCAGTCATACGGATGCATTCCTGGCCTTTTCCGTAATTGGCATGGTGTTTTACTTCATTAGTATATTTGACTTGGTGGTCACCTCTTTAAGAAATCCGCATGGTGAAGCAGATATGGAGAAAGTGGCTGCCCAGCCGGAAGCGGAAAGATTTTATGTGATCATTCTTTCATTCGTTCCGGGCGTCGGGCATTTTCAGCTTGGCCTCATGAATCGGGGCCTCATTTTTCTCATCGGTTTTTTGGGATTGGGGATTATGGTGGTATTCCTGAGCATGCTGACACAGATGGAGGGTCTGTTAATATTCATGGCGCTATTGCCGGTCATCTGGATTTACAGCTTTTTTGATTCCGTTCAACAGCTGAATAAAAAGCAGCGAGGCGAGGAACTCATCGATCGGACCGTGCTGGAGGATTTCGAGCAAAGGCGGGAAACAGGCAAGAAGAGTAAATCAATTGCAACTTTATTCTCCATCTTCCCTGGGGCCGGCCACTTATATTTGGGCCTGCAAAAACGCGGAATTCAATTGATGGCAGGTTTTTTGTTTGCCATTTACATATTGGATTTGCTCCGGTTGGGCTTCTTCTTTTTCCTTATTCCGATCATCTGGTTTTATAGCTTTTTCGATGGATTGCAAAAAGCCTCGAAAATGGAAGAAGGACCTGTTGAAGATACGCCGATCATTTCAGGAATCGACAACCAACAAAAATGGATAGGGTTCGGTTTGATGGGACTTGGAATCTATTTCTTGACCAGTAATATCATCGTACCTGCGATTGCCCCCCATTTGGATGAATGGATTGGAAGTAACCTGGAATATTGGTTCAGAGATTACTTCCAAAAAGGATTGGTGTGTATCCTTCTTATAGGCGGCGGAATCAAATTGATGGCGGGCAGTAAAAAAGCTAGGGTGGAGGAGGAGACAAAATGA
- a CDS encoding diacylglycerol kinase produces MKRARLIYNPTSGREAIKKSLPGVLAKLEEAGYEASAHATTGAGDATNAAKIAIERGYDIVIAAGGDGTIYEVVNGLATAEKRPKLGIIPTGTTNDFARALHLPKSIEGAAEIIARGHTMPIDIGKMNDKYFINIAGGGRLTELTYDVPIKLKTMLGQLAYYIKGIEMLPSIKPTEVSIEYDGKLFEGEIMLFLVANTNSVGGFEKLAPDASLNDGMFTLLILKKANLADIVRVATLAMRGEHIHDKNVIYEKANRIKVQAKKDMMLNLDGEFGGMAPAEFVNQYRHFDVFIPQGILPDDPTNK; encoded by the coding sequence ATGAAAAGAGCAAGGTTGATTTACAATCCGACTTCTGGCCGGGAAGCCATTAAGAAGAGTCTGCCAGGTGTGCTAGCGAAGCTTGAGGAAGCTGGTTATGAAGCTTCTGCACATGCCACGACTGGTGCGGGTGATGCGACGAATGCAGCTAAGATCGCCATTGAACGAGGCTATGATATTGTCATTGCGGCAGGGGGCGACGGTACGATTTATGAGGTTGTTAATGGACTGGCCACGGCAGAAAAACGCCCGAAACTAGGGATCATTCCGACGGGAACGACGAATGACTTCGCCCGGGCGCTGCATTTACCGAAGTCAATTGAAGGGGCAGCCGAAATCATTGCCCGCGGGCATACGATGCCGATCGATATCGGGAAAATGAATGATAAATATTTCATCAATATTGCTGGCGGAGGCCGATTGACTGAATTGACTTATGACGTGCCGATCAAGCTGAAAACGATGCTGGGGCAGCTGGCATATTATATAAAAGGTATCGAAATGCTTCCATCGATTAAACCGACGGAGGTTTCCATTGAATATGATGGAAAGCTGTTTGAAGGAGAGATCATGCTTTTCTTGGTCGCCAACACGAATTCCGTCGGCGGCTTTGAAAAATTGGCTCCTGATGCATCCCTGAATGATGGCATGTTTACACTGCTCATCTTGAAAAAAGCCAATCTCGCGGATATTGTCCGTGTCGCCACATTGGCAATGCGCGGAGAGCATATTCATGATAAGAACGTCATTTATGAAAAAGCGAATCGGATAAAAGTACAGGCTAAAAAGGATATGATGCTTAACTTGGATGGCGAATTTGGCGGGATGGCCCCGGCTGAATTCGTAAATCAGTACCGCCATTTTGATGTATTCATCCCACAAGGAATATTGCCGGACGATCCGACAAATAAATAG
- a CDS encoding GNAT family N-acetyltransferase, translating into MYIRQAKPEDADKAASLIRLAIKEIAEALTGEMEEERILSVLADFFKKSGNRISYENTFVSVHEGEISGLIIAYHGKDAQELDAPIVGHLRRKRKDPSITIDKEADTDDFYLDTICVDPNFQGKGIGSALIRYVEEYAKQKGYPRVSLVVEHVNEGASRLYNKLGYKELKTVTISGYEFGYLVKRIEEPPA; encoded by the coding sequence ATGTATATTAGGCAAGCGAAACCGGAAGATGCGGACAAGGCAGCTTCATTGATCCGGTTAGCGATTAAGGAAATTGCAGAAGCATTGACCGGAGAAATGGAAGAAGAAAGGATTCTTTCCGTTCTTGCCGATTTTTTCAAAAAAAGCGGAAATCGGATCAGTTATGAAAACACCTTCGTAAGTGTTCATGAGGGGGAAATATCGGGATTGATCATTGCCTATCATGGGAAGGACGCGCAGGAATTGGATGCGCCGATCGTCGGACACTTAAGGCGGAAGCGGAAAGATCCCAGCATCACGATTGACAAAGAAGCGGATACGGATGATTTTTATTTGGATACAATATGCGTCGACCCAAATTTCCAAGGAAAAGGGATTGGGAGCGCATTGATTCGATATGTTGAGGAATATGCCAAACAAAAAGGATATCCAAGGGTTTCTTTAGTTGTTGAACATGTAAATGAAGGGGCAAGCCGCCTTTATAACAAATTAGGCTATAAAGAACTTAAGACGGTTACCATCAGCGGTTATGAATTTGGCTATTTGGTTAAACGAATAGAAGAACCCCCTGCTTGA